The Antennarius striatus isolate MH-2024 chromosome 11, ASM4005453v1, whole genome shotgun sequence genome window below encodes:
- the jag1b gene encoding protein jagged-1b: protein MILRRGSVVAAFLLCFLLKVSEGSGQFELQILSMHNVNGELLNGMCCDGTRNTADRKCTRDECDTFFRVCLKEYQSRVSAAGPCSFGMGTTPVLGGNTLSFKSSVRNDKSRIVLPFSFAWPRSYTLIVEALDSNNETSGADGKLIEKASHSGMINPSPHWQKLTHNGPVAQFEYQIRVSCDEHYYGFGCNKFCRPRDEFFGHYTCDYNGNKTCLEGWSGPDCTTAICRQGCSTEHGSCKEPGGCKCLYGWQGQYCDKCIPHPGCVHGTCVEPWQCLCDTNWGGHLCDKDLNYCGTHQPCLNGGTCINTGPDKYQCTCPEGYSGSNCQRAEHACLSNPCAIGGSCSETSHGYECQCAPGWSGPSCTINVDDCSPNPCNHGGTCQDQVNGYRCHCPSQWTGKTCLIDANECDSKPCVNANSCRNLIGGYFCECIPGWTGQNCDTNINDCKDQCQNGGTCKDLVNGYRCMCPPGFNGEHCERNINECASSPCLNGGRCQDEVNDFKCLCLAGFSGNLCQLDIDYCSPNPCQNGAPCFNLATDYYCACSEDYEGKNCSHLKDHCRTTTCKVIDSCTVAVASNSTPGGERYISSNVCGPHGRCRSQAGGQFSCECQEGFRGTYCHENINDCESNPCHNGGTCIDKVSVYQCICGGGWEGDHCEINIDDCSTNPCHNGGTCRDLVTDFFCECKNGWKGKTCHSRESQCDEATCNNGGTCHDEGDSFQCKCSLGWEGTTCNIAKNSSCLPNPCENGGTCVVTGESFTCVCKEGWEGSTCTQNTNDCSPHPCYNSGTCVDGDNWYRCECAAGFAGPDCRININECQSSPCAFGSTCVDEINGYRCQCPRDRTGPHCQEVTRKPCSVNGHITPDGVKWDEDCNSCHCSNGKVVCTEMWCGPSSCHLGAKGRGGCPSGQSCIPIREGHCFVKPCLGLGECWSTNPPPPHTKCHPSSSYQDNSCANITFTFNKESMPRALTVEDVCKQLRRLYVVKNFSLEHSVSITCDPSFSASNEIHVCISTEDHRLDRSPIKEITDRIIDLVSKRNGNNTIITSIAEVRVPSPSKTDYLVPLLSSIFIVIWILMLVSILLWCMRRRRKQSNHNGTSATGSEDNTTNNVREQLNQIKNPIEKHVGLTVAIKDYDNKNSIIAKIRTNHPEGDEDDKERHLQKGRFAKQPAYTLVERDEKTPISNPNSTSKNPNWTNKQDNRDLETANSINRMDYIV, encoded by the exons AGGTCCTACACTTTGATAGTGGAAGCCTTGGACTCCAACAATGAAACCAGTG gtGCTGATGGCAAGTTGATTGAGAAAGCGTCTCACTCGGGCATGATTAACCCCAGCCCGCATTGGCAGAAGCTGACTCACAACGGCCCCGTGGCCCAGTTTGAGTACCAGATCCGCGTCAGCTGTGATGAGCACTACTACGGCTTCGGCTGCAACAAGTTCTGTCGGCCCAGGGACGAGTTCTTCGGGCATTACACGTGTGACTACAATGGAAACAAGACCTGTCTGGAAGGCTGGTCCGGACCCGACTGCACCACAG CTATATGTCGACAAGGCTGCAGCACCGAACACGGATCTTGTAAGGAGCCAGGAGGATGCAA GTGTCTGTATGGCTGGCAGGGCCAGTACTGTGACAAGTGCATCCCCCACCCCGGCTGCGTGCACGGCACCTGTGTGGAGCCCTGGCAGTGCCTGTGCGACACAAACTGGGGCGGCCACCTTTGCGATAAAG ACCTGAACTACTGTGGGACTCATCAGCCATGCCTGAATGGAGGGACATGCATCAACACGGGACCTGACAAGTATCAGTGTACGTGTCCTGAAGGCTACTCGGGCTCCAACTGTCAGAGAG CGGAACACGCCTGCCTGTCCAATCCGTGCGCCATCGGAGGGAGCTGCTCAGAAACCAGTCACGGCTACGAATGTCAGTGTGCGCCAGGCTGGAGCGGCCCATCATGCACCATCA ATGTGGATGACTGCTCTCCAAACCCCTGCAACCATGGAGGAACCTGTCAGGATCAGGTTAACGGGTACAGATGCCACTGTCCCTCACAGTGGACCGGGAAGACGTGTTTGATAG ATGCCAACGAATGTGACAGCAAGCCTTGCGTCAACGCCAACTCTTGCCGCAACCTGATTGGTGGATACTTCTGCGAGTGCATCCCCGGTTGGACGGGGCAGAACTGCGACACCA ACATAAACGACTGCAAGGACCAGTGCCAGAACGGAGGGACTTGCAAG GACCTGGTTAACGGCTATCGCTGCATGTGCCCGCCTGGCTTTAACGGCGAGCACTGCGAGAGGAACATCAACGAATGTGCGAGCTCGCCGTGCCTGAATGGCGGCCgatgtcaggatgaagtgaacgACTTTAAGTGTCTGTGCCTGGCTGGCTTTTCAGGAAATCTCTGCCAG CTGGATATCGATTACTGCTCTCCCAACCCGTGTCAGAACGGAGCGCCTTGCTTTAACCTGGCCACGGACTACTACTGCGCCTGCTCAGAGGACTACGAGGGCAAAAACTGCTCTCACCTTAAAGACCACTGTCGCACCACCACATGTAAAG tgattGACAGCTGCACCGTTGCGGTGGCGTCCAACAGCACGCCGGGAGGAGAGCGTTACATTTCGTCAAATGTGTGTGGACCTCACGGGCGCTGCCGGAGTCAGGCCGGGGGCCAGTTCAGCTGTGAGTGCCAGGAGGGCTTCAGAGGCACTTACTGTCATGAGA ACATCAATGACTGTGAAAGTAACCCATGCCACAACGGAGGCACCTGCATTGACAAAGTCAGCGTGTACCAGTGCATTTGTGGCGGCGGGTGGGAGGGAGACCACTGCGAGATCA ACATCGACGACTGCAGCACCAACCCCTGTCATAATGGAGGGACATGTCGAGACCTGGTGACTGACTTTTTTTGCGAGTGCAAAAATGGCTGGAAGGGAAAGACCTGCCACTCCC GTGAAAGTCAGTGCGATGAAGCCACATGCAACAACGGTGGCACCTGCCACGACGAGGGTGACTCATTCCAGTGCAAGTGTTCCTTAGGCTGGGAAGGTACAACATGTAACATAG CCAAAAACTCTAGTTGTCTCCCAAACCCGTGTGAGAATGGAGGCACCTGTGTGGTGACCGGGGAATCGTTCACCTGCGTCTGCAAAGAAGGCTGGGAAGGATCCACGTGCACCCAGA ATACCAACGACTGCAGTCCCCACCCTTG CTACAACAGTGGAACATGTGTCGACGGGGATAACTGGTACAGATGCGAGTGTGCCGCAGGCTTTGCTGGGCCAGACTGTCGGATCA ATATTAATGAATGTCAGTCCTCGCCGTGTGCCTTTGGCTCCACCTGTGTGGATGAGATCAACGGATATCGCTGCCAGTGTCCAAGAGATAGGACCGGACCGCATTGTCAAGAAG TGACGAGGAAGCCCTGCTCGGTCAATGGACACATCACCCCCGATGGAGTCAAATGGGATGAAGACTGCAACTCTTGCCACTGTTCCAATGGGAAAGTTGTGTGCACAGAG ATGTGGTGCGGTCCTTCGTCGTGCCACCTGGGAGCTAAAGGACGAGGAGGATGTCCTTCAGGCCAGAGCTGCATCCCCATCAGGGAGGGCCACTGCTTTGTGAAGCCTTGCCTTGGCCTCGGCGAATGCTGGAGCACCAACcctcccccgcctcacaccaaATGCCACCCCAGCTCCAGTTACCAGGATAACAGCTGCGCCAACATCACCTTTACCTTCAACAAGGAAAGCATGCCTCGT GCCTTAACTGTGGAGGATGTGTGTAAGCAGCTGAGGCGCTTGTACGTAGTGAAGAATTTCTCCTTGGAGCATTCTGTGTCCATAACCTGTGACCCCTCATTCTCAGCCAGCAATGAGATCCACGTCTGTATT TCTACTGAGGACCATCGCTTGGACCGGAGTCCTATTAAAGAGATCACAGACAGGATAATTGACTTGGTCAGTAAACGCAACGGGAACAACACGATCATCACCTCCATCGCAGAGGTCCGCGTGCCAAGTCCCAGCAAAACCG ACTACCTTGTGCCACTCCTCAGCTCCATCTTCATTGTCATCTGGATCCTTATGCTGGTCTCAATTTTGTTATGGTGCATGCGCCGCCGGCGGAAACAGAGCAACCACAACGGGACGTCGGCCACCGGCTCCGAGGACAACACAACCAACAATGTGCGGGAGCAGCTTAACCAGATCAAGAACCCTATAGAGAAGCATGTAGGCCTAACGGTGGCCATCAAAGACTATGATAACAAGAACTCTATCATTGCCAAAATAAGGACAAATCATCCTGAGGGGGATGAGGACGACAAGGAAAGGCACCTACAGAAAGGCCGCTTTGCCAAACAGCCAGCATACACACTGGTGGAGAGGGACGAGAAGACGCCCATCTCCAATCCCAACTCCACATCCAAAAATCCTAATTGGACTAATAAACAGGACAACAGAGACTTGGAGACAGCAAACAGCATAAACAGGATGGACTACATTGTATAG